The DNA window CCGAGGAAAACGCCCGCATGGGTGTCTGGATCGGCGAGCGGCTGAACCGGATGGAAGGTCCGGTGCGTCTGCTGATCCCGGAGGGTGGAGTCTCGATGATCGACCAGCCCGGACAGCCCTTCTACGACCCCGAGGCGGACAAGGCGCTGTTCGATGCGCTGGAGCGGACCGTCGTCCAGACGGCGAAGCGCCGCCTCATCCGCCGGCCCGAGCACATCAACGATGCCGGTTTCATTCAGGCGCTGGTCGCCAACTTCCTCGAAATAGTCTGATCAAGGAGCGTTTATCATGCCTAAATTCACCCGTGCGGCCCTGCTCGAAAAGTACCGCAAGATGATCGCCGCTCGCGATCCGATCGTCGGCGGTGGCGCGGGAACGGGGTTGTCGGCCAAATGCGAGGAGGCCGGCGGCATCGATCTGATCGTCATCTACAATTCCGGCCGCTATCGCATGGCCGGGCGGGGATCGCTGGCCGGCTTGATGGCCTATGGCAACGCCAACGACATCGTCGTCGAGATGGCGTCCGAAGTGTTGCCGGTGGTCAAGCACACGCCGGTGCTGGCCGGTGTCAACGGCACTGATCCCTTCATGCTGCTGGAGCCCTTCCTGCGCAAGCTCGACGCCCTCGGCTTCTCGGGCGTGCAGAACTTCCCGACGGTCGGCCTGATCGACGGCATCTTCCGGGCCAATCTCGAAGAGACCGGCATGGGATACGGCCTTGAGGTCGACATGATCGCCAAGGCGCACGAACTCGACATGCTGACCACGCCGTATGTGTTCGATCCCGATCAGGCTCAGGCGATGGCCAAGGCCGGTGCCGACATCATCGTCTGCCATATGGGCCTGACGACCGGTGGCGCCATCGGCTCCCAGACGTCGCGCAAGCTCGAGGACTGCCCCAAGCTGATCAACGAGTGGGCGGAAGCGGCGCTCAAGGTCCGTAAGGACGTGATCGTCCTCTGCCATGGCGGGCCGATTTCCGAGCCGGATGACGCCAACTACATCCTGAAGAACTGCCCGAACTGCCACGGCTTCTATGGCGCTTCCAGCATGGAGCGCCTGCCGACCGAACGGGCGCTTACCGAACAGACCAAGCGCTTCAAGACGATCCGTCGCAGCTGACGCCGGATCGTCCGCCGCGGGATCTACCTGCTTCCGTCTGGCCGTTTAGGCCGGACGGGAGGAGCCGGTCGCATGGCCGGTGGAAGCAGGCGGCGTGCCCGCGACAGGAGGTCTTCAGCACACGTTAAAAACGGGAGGAAACATCATGAGCAACAACGCAGCAGCCGTCGAGACACCTGGGCCGGTGGTGATCAACCGGGTTCCGCTCTGGCTGGCCGTGGCCCTCACGGTCGTCATATCGCTGCCATTCGGCCTGTGGTTTGGAAAATACAACTTCACGCTCTGGTGCGCGTTCATCGCCTGGGCGGAGTATTTCGCGCTCGGCGCCAAGCCGAGGGCCATCCCGACGATCCTCATCAGCTTCGGCTACGCGGCGGTGCTGACCGGTCTTTCGCTGGCCATCATCCCGGTGTTCGGCTTCCTGCCGAACATGGTGACGCCGGGCGATATTCCCACGGCGGCTTCGCTGTTCGTCGTCGTGGCCTTCATGGTCTATTCGATGAAATGGTCGCATCACTTCATCGATGGCAGCCTGCCGTTCTTCAACGGCATCTCGATGGGGCTGGCCGTCTATTTCACCAGTTCCTACCCGCAATTGGGGCCGGCGGCCCTGATGCCGATCACCGCCGCCATCTGGGCGACCGCGATGGCCGCCTTCGGCATCTTGCTCGGCGTCATCACCGTCGCTTTGCAGTTTCCCGCAAAGCGCTAGACGCCCACAACGTTGAGCCAGCAACCTCGTCTAACCAGAACGAGGCATGAAGCAAGTCGACCGCCCGTGGCCGTATGCACCAACATAGGGGCCGGTCACGGGCGGTCGAAATCGTTCAGGACATGAACGCGAGAGTCGCCTCGAACCATGCTCCGAAAGCGCGCACTTCGGGTCGGGGCATCCTTGCAATCACTCCGCCGGTGACGCTTCCGCCGCCGGGGCTTGCTTTTTGGCGAACAACGAACGGAGCTTCTCGCAGCCGACGAAGATCACCGGCGTGATGTAGAGCGTCAGCAACTGGCTGACCAGGAGGCCGCCGACCACCGCCACGCCGAGCGGCTGGCGCAGCTCGGCGCTGGCACCGTGGCCCATGGCGATCGGCAGAGTGCCGAGCAGGGCGCAGAAGGTGGTCATCATGATCGGCCGGAAGCGGCGCGTCGCCGCCTCGTGGATGGCCTCCATCGGTTTGGCGCCGTCCTCACGCATCAGCTGCAGGGCGACGTCGACCATCATGATGGCGTTCTTCTTGACGATGCCGATCAGCATCAGGATGCCGATCAGGGCGATGATGGACAGGTCCATGCCGGTGAGCTTCAGGGCGAGCAGCGCGCCAAGCGCCGCCGAGGGCAGGCCCGACAGGATGGTCAGCGGATGGATGAAGCTCTCGTAGAGCACGCCGAGCACCACGTAGATGGTGAGGATGGCGGCGATGATCAAAAGCGGCGTGTTGGACGTCGACTGGGCGAACACCTGCGCCGTACCGGCGAAGGCGGTGAACACGGTGGTCGGCAGGCCGATGTCCTGCTTGATGGCGTCGATGCGGCTGGTGGCGGCACCGAGCGACACGCCTTGCGGCAGGTTGAAGGAGACGGTGATCGAGGTGAGCTGTCCCGTCTGGTTGACGGTGACCGGGCCGGACTGCCGCTCGACGGTGGCAAACGCGGTCAGCGGCACCAGCGTTCCGGTGGTGCTGGAGCGGACGCGCAGCTCGGACAGCCGGTCGTTGCTCCAGTCGAGCGTCGAGGCGTATTCGAGGATCACCGAATAACTGTCGCCGGTCGATTGGATGTCGGCGACCGATTGCTCGCCGAAGCCGTCGCCCAGCGTCTTGCGCAGGGTGGCGGCGTTGATGCCGAAGCTTTCGGCCCGGTCGCGGTCGATGATGATGCGGGCCTGCAAAGCGTTGTTCTGAAGGTCGGTGGCGACGTCGGTGAAGGTGGCGGTGTCCTGGGCCATGGCCAGGCGCAGCCGTTCGGCCCAGTCGGTGAGCTGGCTGGCGTCGAGCGATTGCACGACGAGCTGATACTGGCTCTGGCTGGAGCGACCGCCGAGGCGCAGGCTCTGAACCGGGGTGACGAAGCTCTGTAGGCCGACGATGTGGCCGAGCGACTGGCGCAGCCGGCCGACCACCACGTCGAGCGACTCACGCTGAGCCGCTGGTTTCAGCTGCACGTTCATACTGGCCGAATTAATCTGCGAGCTATCGACCCGAGCATTGACGTGGTCGACGGCCGGATCGCGGCCGACCACGTCGGCGGCCTGCTTCTGGAGGAGCGCCATGGCGTCGTAGGAAATGTCCTGGCGCGCCTGGGTGGAGATGGAGAGCTGGCCGATGTCCTCCTGCGGCAGGAAGCTCTTGGGCAGGTCGGCGAACAGCCAAGCGGAGCCGGCGAAGGTACCCAGGAACACCAGCACCATGGGCAGCGGATGGCGCAGCGTCCAACCGACGCTTTTCGAATAGCCCTTGAGCACCTTGGAGAAGCCGATATCGAACAGGCCGGCGGGGCTGTAACGGGACGGCGGCGTGCCGATGTTGGCGGGCAGGCGGGCGGCCAACATCGGCGTCACGGTGAGCGACACCAGCGCCGAGGCGGTGATGGCCAGCGACACCACCATGCCGAACTCGGTGAACAGCCGGCCGACCACGCCGCCCATCAACAGGATGGGCATGAAAACGGCGATCAGCGACAGCGACATCGAGATGATGGTGGAGGTGACCTCGCCCGAGCCCTTGAAGGCGGCCTCCATCGGGCTCTCGCCCTGTTCGATGTGGTGGACGATGTTCTCCAGCATGACGATGGCGTCGTCGACGACGAGGCCGACCGATAGCGTCAGCGCCAGGAGCGACATGTTGTCGATGGAATAGCCGAGCACATACATCGCCCCGAAGGCGATCAGGATCGACAAGGGCACGGCGATGGCCGGAATGGCGGTGGTGTAGAGTTTGCCGAGGAACAGGTAGATGACGAGGATGACGAGGCCGATGGTGAGAAACAGCGTGAATTTGACGTCGGCGACGGCGGCGCGGATCGCCACCGAGTTGTCGTTCATCAGCGACACGTTCACCCCGGCCGGCAACTGGCTGGTGATGGCTGGCAGCGCCGCCTTGATGGCGTCCACCACCTCGACGGTGTTGGCGTCCGGCTGGCGTTGAACGGCCAGTGTGATGGCGCGCGTGCCGTCATACCAGCTTGCCTGATCGCGGTTCTCGACGCTGTCGATCACGTTGGCGACGTCGCCCAGGCGGACAGGACCGGCCTTGGTGGTGGAGACGATCAGCGGACGGAAGCCGGCGGCCGAAGTGAATTGGGTTGGCGCGTCGAGTGTGATGGTCTGGGCCGCATTGTCCATGCTGCCGACCGGCGACTGGTTGTTGGCATTGGCGATGGCGGTGGAGAGCTGGTCGAGGCCGATGCCGCGGGCGGCGAGGCGGTCGGGGTCGGCCTCGACGCGGACGGCGTATTTCTGCGAGCCGAAGATCTGCGCCTGGGCGACGCCGTTGATGGTGGAGATGGCCGGCGACAGTACGTTCTGAGCCAGCGAGTCGAGCTCGGTGAGTGGCACCGTCGGCGAGGTGACCGAGAGCAGCAGGATCGGCGTATCGGCCGCGTTGACCTTCCGGTAGCTCGGGTCGGAGGTCATGTTGTCGGGCAGCTTGCGGCGGGCGACGTCGATGGCCGACTGTACGTCGGCGGCGGCGCTGTCGATGCTGCGGGAGAGCTCGAATTGCAAAGTGATGGATGTGGAGCCGAGCGAGGAGCGGGCCGAGATGGTGTCGATGCCGCCGATGGTCTGGAATTGCTTGATCAGCGGCGTCGCCACCGCCGTGGCCATGGTCTCGGGCGAGGCGCCGGACAGTTGGGCCGACACGGTGATGGTGGGGAAGTCGACGCGCGGCAGGGCAGCCACCGGCAACAGGCGATAGGCGAAGAAGCCGGCGAGCGACAGGCCGATCGCCAGGAGAATGGCGGCGACCGGCCGCCGGATGAACAGGGCGGGAAGGTTCATGGCTGCGCCTCCGCCGTGCTCGTCGGCTTGCCGGCCTTGTCGCCATGCGTCTTGTGTTTGCCGGTAGCCGGCTGGCCAGTGCCTGGGTTGGTCGCGTCCGGCTTGGTCGCGTCGGGATTGCCTGCGTCGGGATTGCTAGCCGCCTGAGCCGAAGCGTCGATCACCTTCATGCCCTCGGCAAGGCGCACCTGTCCTTCGACCACCACCCGCTCGCCGGCCGTGATGCCGGCGGTGAGGCCGGACCGGTCGCCGGCCGACAGCGCGACGGTCACCGGGCGGACGGTCACCGTGTTGTCGTCGCCGACGACATAGACGACATTGCCCTGCTGCGTTGCCTGCAAGGCGACGGTGGGCACCGCCACCACCGGCGTCGACCCAATGGCGGCCATAACGGCGATCGACTGACCGGGTACCAGTTTGTCGGCGACACCATGCAAGGTTGCCCGGGCGGTGAAGGTGCCCGAGGTGGTGTCGACGGCGGCATCGATGAAATCGACGGTACCGGTAAAGGTGTCGGTGGTGCCGAGCGGCGAGACGTCGACCTTGATCGGCTTGCCGGCGGCGCGCGCCGCCCGCACCAGCGAGGTGTCGCTTTCGGACAGGGCAAAGCTGGCATAGAGCGGGTCGGTGCGGGTCAGGCGGACGATGGCCGTCGCCGGCTGCACAAAGCTGCCGATCACCACTTCGACGGCGCCGAGGCGACCGTCGAAGGGGGCGCGGATGGTCTTCTGATCGAGCGTCACGAGGTCCGATTTCAGCGTCGCCTGGTCGACGGCGACCGTCGCCTCGGCGGTCTTGACGGTGGCGTTGGCGTCTTCCAGCGACTGTTGCGATACCGCTTCGTTGCTGAGGAGCCTCTGCTGGCGGGCGGCCGTCTCCTTGGCGTGGTCGAACGTCGCCTGATCACGGGCGAGCGCTGCCTGGTCCTTCTCGACGGTGGCCTCGGCGATGCGGCTGTCGAGGCGGATCAGCACGTCGCCCTCGTGCACGTCGGCACCGTCGGCCACCAGGATTTCCGTGACGAGGCCGGAGGTCTCGGTGGTCACCGTCAGATTGGCCGGCGAGGTGATGGTGCCGATGGTGCGGCGCTCGATCGGCATGTCCTCGGCGCTGGCCGCCACGGTGGAAACGCGCGTCGGGCCGCCGGAGCCGCGGCGACCGCCGCCGCCCTGGCCCGATGCCTTGCCCGCGGTCTGTCCGGCGCCATCTCCAGCGGCATGCTGGCGGTGACCGCCGCCGGTGGTGCTCGGATCTTTGATATCGGGTGGCGCGGTCGGTGCCGCGCTCGGCGATACGGCGGCGAACGCCTGGGAAACATAGGGCGCGGTGACGGACACAATGTCATCGCGCCAGTAAAGGCCGGCCGCAATCGCGGCGACCAGAATGATTCCGAGCGTCTTCTTCATCGCCGATAGTCCGTTTCGTTCTCTGAACGGTCCGCGCGCGCCCTCGTTGGGAGGCCAAAAGCGTTTGCGTATCCGTCCTGCCCGCCGCCGAGGCATCTTGGGAGGTGATGCCAGCCTAAGCGGCTTCATGTTGCGAATGTGAGAACAACTGTGGCAAATCCTGGAAATCCAAGCCGCTGATACAGATTGATGCACTTTTGTCGGCGATGGCCGATGTGATCCGATGCGTAAGCAGGGCCCAGATACGGAGGTGGCGCGCTTTGAGGACGCTCACAGGGCTGCCGGCTGCTGAGCTTGCTGAAGCAGAGCGAACACGGTTCGCACCTGATCGATACCGATCAATTGAGGTATCGGATCGAAGGCTGGCGACCAAGATGTCGAAAAACCTCTACGACCGAAGGTGGACCGCGCCCCTTCAAAGCGGATGGTTCCGCTCCCATTGGCTCCCTCAATGAGGTTGACCACGCCGAGCTCGTTGAGCGGCACCGCCGTGACCTTTGGGAACGGGCGCGTTCTTGCAACGAGTACGCGTTTATTGGTGATCGCATAGACGGTATTCCTGCGCGCCCAAGCATCGGCAAAAAAGCGGCCGGCGATGAGATAGAGGCCGATGACGACGAACGGTATTCCCCACAGTTTCAAGAGGACCGGCGAGGACGTCGTCAGGACGGACACTTCCCAGAAAATGGCAAAGCCACCCCAGACAAGCCCGAAGGGGAGATGCCGTCCATAGTCGTTGTGTAGGTCCTGAGTGAGGTGGTCACCGGCAATGTTCGGTAGGGTCTGGTTGCTAACTCCAACTCCAGACCGAAGAGACCACCGATGACCAAGGACATGATGAACTTCCGCGACCTCGTGGAACAAGCCCCTGACGCCGACATTCTGCGCGAGATGATAGGCTTTGCCGCCGAACGGCTGATGGAGTTGGAGGTCGGCACCGTGACGGGCGCCGGCTATGGAGAGAAGGATCCGTCACGCCGCGTCCAGCGCAACGGCTACCGCGAGCGTGATTGGGAGACGAGGGCTGGCACGGTCGAGCTCCGTATCCCCAAGCTGCGCAAAGGCAGCTATTTCCCAGGCTTTCTCGAACCTCGCCGCATGGCTGAGAAGGCGCTGACGGCCGTCATCCAGGAAGCCTACATTCAGGGGATCTCTACACGCTCGGTCGATGATCTGGTCAAGGCCATGGGCATGTCCGGCATCTCCAAGAGCCAGGTGTCGAGATTGTGCGAAGAGATCGACGACAAGGTGAAGGCCTTCCTCGATCGACCGATTGAAGGCGACTGGCCTTACCTGTGGATCGACGCCACCTACCTCAAGGTTCGCCGAGGTGGGCGTATCGTCTCGGTGGCCGTCATCATCGCCATCGGCGTTAACACCGATGGCCGGCGCGAGGTTCTGGGGCTGGAGATCGGCACTTCCGAGGCAGAACCGATCTGGACCGAGTTCCTGCGCAAGCTGACCCGACGTGGATTGCGGGGCGTCAAGCTGGTCATCTCCGACGCCCACGAAGGCATCAAGGCGGCCGTCTCCAAGGTGCTCAGCGCCACCTGGCAACGCTGCCGAGTCCACTTCATGCGCAACGTGCTGGCCCATGCCGGCAGGAGCGGTCGCCGCGTCGTCTCTGCCTTCATCGCCACGGCCTTTGCTCAGGAGACCGCCGAGGCCGCCAGTACCCAATGGCGTGCCGTTGCCGACCAGATCCGTCCCAAAGTCCCGAAACTGGCCACGATCATGGATGACGCCGAAGAGGATGTGCTGGCCTACATGACCTTTCCGAAAGAACACCGGGCGAAGCTGCATAGCACCAACCCGATCGAGCGGCTAAACGGCGAGATCAAGCGACGCACCGAAGTGGTTGGCATCTTCCCAAATGACGAAGCGATCGTTCGTCTCGTCGGGGCCTTGCTGCTGGAACAAAACGACGAATGGGCCGTCCTACGCGCTAGATACATGACGCTGGAAACCATCGCGCAGATGGGCAATGATCCCTTCGTCAGCTTGCCGGCAGTGACAAACTGATCAAGCAGGCCCGAGCCGAACTTAACGGTGACCAGCAGCGCCAGCTACACCACGCCAAGGGACACGATCCGAAGGGGATGAGAAACCAGTCCTGCGAACTGACGCGAAGTCCGGGATCTGGTCTGGCCGACCACAGAGTTTTCTCATTCGGAAGAAGCAGTGAGTCAATCTGAGATGCGACCATGGGCGGGTCTCCTATCTCTGGTCGGACAGGACCAAGCTCATCGCCAATAAATCACGTGGGCTAGTGGCTGCATAGGCTATGGGCCATATTCAGGCGATGGAAGCCCGGTGAAGAAACCGGCTTGATTGCGCACCGACGGGTTGGTGTGTGTTATTGCGAGGAGGTGACGTGCCGGATCTCGTGACATGCCTTTGGTTGGACCATGCGAAGCCAGGAAAGCGGCGGAGTTTTACGCCGCAACCTTTCCCGACAGTCATGTCGGCCGCGCCTGGTGACTTCCCCGGTGACAAGGGCGGCGTTGAACTGACCGTGGAATTCACGGTGCTGGGGCGGCGGTTCGTCGGCCTGAACGGCGGGTCTTCGCTGCCCAATTGGCCGTGTTCGACACCTGGGGCGGCCCACGCAAGTAAAGCCCTAGTCTTTCCGGCTCTGGTCACTGCCTAATGCAAAACATCGCTGAGATGGTGGGTGTCGGCCTCGACCAGCTCGACGCGCATTGAAGGCATTTTGCTATCCCTAGCGATACCAGGCGGTGCCAGACGTCAGTTTGTAAACAGAAAAAAGGATGATTGCGAATAAGGCAAACGACACAAATAAAAATGTAACTATGCTGTTGACCAGAAAAATGAAAATTACCTCCAAAATAATCGGCGCCAAAATGCCCCAAGCAACGAGATATAACGCTCCCCGGACTCTAGAAAATATAGATATATATCCTTTTTCTGCTCCACAATTGAGGCAGATATTGGAGTTTTTCTCAACCGCAGAGAGGCAATAGGGGCATGTGGCCATATCATCTAACCATTAAGAAATTTTCAGGAAGCAGGTGGAATGAGTTTTTTCATAAAACGTATCGAATATTTGTCTTATGAATAAGTATGAGATGATCTTCGATGTCTATTTGTGCTCCTTTCGTAATTTTCATTTGTTGTCTCTGTGGTTGGTATATATTCCGCATACATATTTATTCTATTTAATCTCTGAAGCAAATATTTCCTCATGACGATTCCGGGAGTGGAGGCTGCCGGAACTGACATGACTTTTTCTATTTCAAATTCTATTTTACTTTCAATGTCTTTCGATTCGGCTTCACTCATAATGAGAGAGCTGTATATTACTATATTTTTCAATATTAATGACGAAACAATTCGTATTTCTTTGTCGATTTTTGTGCATTGCTCAAGTATGATTGATACTCGACGTTCCTGAATTTTTGGATGCAATCTGACGTCTCCATCTATTTTATTTCTTACGTCAAAATATGTTTATTATTAATTGAATTGGTAGTATTATGAAAATTTCAGAATATATCTCAGATATATATTCTGTGTAATATACGCTAATATTTCTGAGTACAGTACCTAAAGAAAGTATTCCTCTCAGGTCTAACTGTGTCGCCTGTTGGATTGGCTGTCCCTGTTGCGTATCAACGAGGCATGTTGGTGAGAGGGTGCGGCGACGCGGCCAAAGCCGAGCCGCCACACCAGGGGGCGCCGACGTCAAGGCAAAATGGGGGCGTTTCGGCGCTGAAAAAATCTTGCAACATCAGATTTAATACACCTATAGCATTCTATGACGCTTCCGAATCGATATTCTCGATGCGGAAAGTCCAATTCCCATTTTGCGAGTCTAGTAGGCAAAAACTACCCACCAACCGTCTAGATATATGATATATCTCGGCGATAAGTCTTATTATTACGCTGAAAATTGCATTTCAAGTGAAAAATAAACTTATCCAGATAGTACCTATGTCTTTCGTTGACATTGCAAAATTATAGATATGTAATAAAATATGCGTTTCTAAAATTTACAATATATATAGCCTCCGCTTTTGGCGAGGCAACATTGTTAATTTGCGATTTATTGCCGCTAAAAATTAATATTAACGCGTTATCTATCGAAATGGCCACATCTAATCAGATATCTTTACTTCCTTTTTGTTGGCGGGAGTGCCTTCAAGCCGATGCGCAAAAAGGAGGATCTGCCATTTACTTGCGCACTCGCAATGCTAAACGGCAGATGTGCTCGGTAGCACGCCCCGGGCCGCCATGTTGCGAATTGCAAAAAATATCATTGTCTTAAGTGCGGATGATGGCTTCGGCCTTTGTGTATGCCCGATATCGGCTGCCGACCATCCGTCTCCGGGGGGGGGGTATCGACGTCGAATTCGAGGTTTGACGAGAATCGGTCTCTATTTGTCTTCGCCATTCCGGCGCGCCGCCCACCACCGATGATCCGAACGAATACCTATGCGAATGCGATGCATTTGCAAAAATGACTATGCTGCCCTACAGGACCTAGAGCGCTATTCGATCTGATTGAATCAGATCGGCTCTCTAGGTTCTTGTTTTGAAAGCATCATCTTGTCGATCCTCGTTTCACTCCGGTCGGATGATGCGCCAGCGGTCACGGCGAGCCCAGCAAACATCCATCCGATTGCTTGGTGTCGTTCCTCGCACGGGGGGGCGTCAGCGCCGGTCCAAGATCTATGTGCCGTGCCAAGCGCGGGTGAAGGCCGTGGCGACCCTCACAGGCTTTTAAACTTGACTTATAATCTCAACTTTGAGATTTGCGAAGGATCGGCCCGCCGCGTCGGGGCGATCGAGTTCCGGCATTGATGGGGCCCCTTCGGCCTTGATCATGGATAGCGCCACGACCTGTTCATCGAGGGGTAAGCCCAGCGTGTTCTCCATCTCCAATCTCGGCGTCTCCATTGGGGAAACCCCGCTTCTCAAATCCATTTCCGCCGCGTTCACGCCGGGCGAGATGGTCGGGCTGATCGGTCACAACGGGTCGGGCAAGTCGACGCTGCTCAAGGTGCTCGCCCGCCAGATCGAGCGATACGTGGGATCGGTGACCTACGACGGCAAGCCGATCGCCGCCATCGAGCCGCGCGCCTTCGCGCGGCAGATCGCCTATCTACCGCAGCACAACGGCGACACCGGCCAGATGACGGTGCGCGAGCTGGTGGCTTGCGGCCGCTATCCCTGGCATGGCGCTCTCGGCCGCTTCGGCGAGGAGGACGCCGGCAAGGTGGAGGAAGCCATGGTCCGAACCCACATCGACAGGCTCGCCGACCGGGTGGTGGCGACCATGTCGGGCGGCGAGCGCCAGCGCGCCTGGCTGGCCATGCTGGTGGCGCAGAACAGCGGCTTCCTGCTGCTCGACGAGCCGACCTCGGCGCTCGACATCGCCCATCAGGTCGAGGTGCTCTCGCTGATCCGAGGGCTCGCCCACGACAATGGCCTCGGCGTGGTCATCGTGCTGCACGACGTCAACATGGCCGCTCGCTTCTGCGACCGGATCCTGGCGCTGAAGGGCGGTCGGCTGCTGATCGACGCACCGTCGGAGGCCATCATGGACAGCCGGCTGCTGGGCGAGATCTACGGTTTGAACATGGGCATCACCCGCCATCCCGAGCTCGGCCTGCCGCTCGCCTACGTCAGTTGAGTGGTCCGATCATGGTGGAACATATATCGCTTCTTTCCAGACGGGCCTTTCTGGCGGCGGCCGGCATCGGCCTATGGTCGCTGCCGGCCCGCGCCGGCGCCGAACGGCAGCCGCGCGTCGTCAGTCTCGATTACGGCCTGGCGTCCACGCTGTTGTCGCTGGGGCTGACGCCGGTCGGTATCGCTGGCGTCGCCGATTGGGGCAAGTGGGTGGTCGAGCCACCGCTGCCGCCCGAGGTCGCCGATGTCGGCGACGCGGTGATGGTCAATCTGGAAGCGCTGACGGCGCTGTCGCCGACGCTCATCCTGTCGACGCCCTATCTCGACGGCCTCACGCCGGTGCTGGAGAAAATCGCGCCGGTCTTGCGGCTGTCCGTCTATGACGCCAGCGGCGGCGCCGTTCTACCCAAGGCCGAGGAAGCCACCCGCGTGCTGGGCGATCACCTCGGGCGGCGCGCCGAGGCCGATGCCTTTCTTCTTGGCGCCGACAGGCATTTCCAGCGATGCCGCGATACGGTGCGGGCGGCTGGTGCGCCGTCGGTGGCGCTGATCAGCTTTCTCGATGCGCGGCACGCCCGCGTCTACACGGCGCCCGGCTTGTTCGACGACACGCTCGCCCGCATCGGCATGCGCAATGCCTGGCCTCGCCCCGGTCAATACTGGGGCTTTGAGACGATCAGTATCGAGGCGCTTGCCGAGATCGACGCGCCGGACGCGCATCTGATCGCGTTCGAGCCGTTGCCGCGCGAGGTGCTGCCGACTTTGCGGC is part of the Pleomorphomonas sp. PLEO genome and encodes:
- a CDS encoding phosphoenolpyruvate hydrolase family protein; this translates as MPKFTRAALLEKYRKMIAARDPIVGGGAGTGLSAKCEEAGGIDLIVIYNSGRYRMAGRGSLAGLMAYGNANDIVVEMASEVLPVVKHTPVLAGVNGTDPFMLLEPFLRKLDALGFSGVQNFPTVGLIDGIFRANLEETGMGYGLEVDMIAKAHELDMLTTPYVFDPDQAQAMAKAGADIIVCHMGLTTGGAIGSQTSRKLEDCPKLINEWAEAALKVRKDVIVLCHGGPISEPDDANYILKNCPNCHGFYGASSMERLPTERALTEQTKRFKTIRRS
- a CDS encoding DUF1097 family protein, producing MSNNAAAVETPGPVVINRVPLWLAVALTVVISLPFGLWFGKYNFTLWCAFIAWAEYFALGAKPRAIPTILISFGYAAVLTGLSLAIIPVFGFLPNMVTPGDIPTAASLFVVVAFMVYSMKWSHHFIDGSLPFFNGISMGLAVYFTSSYPQLGPAALMPITAAIWATAMAAFGILLGVITVALQFPAKR
- a CDS encoding efflux RND transporter permease subunit, with translation MNLPALFIRRPVAAILLAIGLSLAGFFAYRLLPVAALPRVDFPTITVSAQLSGASPETMATAVATPLIKQFQTIGGIDTISARSSLGSTSITLQFELSRSIDSAAADVQSAIDVARRKLPDNMTSDPSYRKVNAADTPILLLSVTSPTVPLTELDSLAQNVLSPAISTINGVAQAQIFGSQKYAVRVEADPDRLAARGIGLDQLSTAIANANNQSPVGSMDNAAQTITLDAPTQFTSAAGFRPLIVSTTKAGPVRLGDVANVIDSVENRDQASWYDGTRAITLAVQRQPDANTVEVVDAIKAALPAITSQLPAGVNVSLMNDNSVAIRAAVADVKFTLFLTIGLVILVIYLFLGKLYTTAIPAIAVPLSILIAFGAMYVLGYSIDNMSLLALTLSVGLVVDDAIVMLENIVHHIEQGESPMEAAFKGSGEVTSTIISMSLSLIAVFMPILLMGGVVGRLFTEFGMVVSLAITASALVSLTVTPMLAARLPANIGTPPSRYSPAGLFDIGFSKVLKGYSKSVGWTLRHPLPMVLVFLGTFAGSAWLFADLPKSFLPQEDIGQLSISTQARQDISYDAMALLQKQAADVVGRDPAVDHVNARVDSSQINSASMNVQLKPAAQRESLDVVVGRLRQSLGHIVGLQSFVTPVQSLRLGGRSSQSQYQLVVQSLDASQLTDWAERLRLAMAQDTATFTDVATDLQNNALQARIIIDRDRAESFGINAATLRKTLGDGFGEQSVADIQSTGDSYSVILEYASTLDWSNDRLSELRVRSSTTGTLVPLTAFATVERQSGPVTVNQTGQLTSITVSFNLPQGVSLGAATSRIDAIKQDIGLPTTVFTAFAGTAQVFAQSTSNTPLLIIAAILTIYVVLGVLYESFIHPLTILSGLPSAALGALLALKLTGMDLSIIALIGILMLIGIVKKNAIMMVDVALQLMREDGAKPMEAIHEAATRRFRPIMMTTFCALLGTLPIAMGHGASAELRQPLGVAVVGGLLVSQLLTLYITPVIFVGCEKLRSLFAKKQAPAAEASPAE
- a CDS encoding efflux RND transporter periplasmic adaptor subunit, which codes for MKKTLGIILVAAIAAGLYWRDDIVSVTAPYVSQAFAAVSPSAAPTAPPDIKDPSTTGGGHRQHAAGDGAGQTAGKASGQGGGGRRGSGGPTRVSTVAASAEDMPIERRTIGTITSPANLTVTTETSGLVTEILVADGADVHEGDVLIRLDSRIAEATVEKDQAALARDQATFDHAKETAARQQRLLSNEAVSQQSLEDANATVKTAEATVAVDQATLKSDLVTLDQKTIRAPFDGRLGAVEVVIGSFVQPATAIVRLTRTDPLYASFALSESDTSLVRAARAAGKPIKVDVSPLGTTDTFTGTVDFIDAAVDTTSGTFTARATLHGVADKLVPGQSIAVMAAIGSTPVVAVPTVALQATQQGNVVYVVGDDNTVTVRPVTVALSAGDRSGLTAGITAGERVVVEGQVRLAEGMKVIDASAQAASNPDAGNPDATKPDATNPGTGQPATGKHKTHGDKAGKPTSTAEAQP
- a CDS encoding PH domain-containing protein — its product is MSVLTTSSPVLLKLWGIPFVVIGLYLIAGRFFADAWARRNTVYAITNKRVLVARTRPFPKVTAVPLNELGVVNLIEGANGSGTIRFEGARSTFGRRGFSTSWSPAFDPIPQLIGIDQVRTVFALLQQAQQPAAL
- a CDS encoding IS256 family transposase, yielding MTKDMMNFRDLVEQAPDADILREMIGFAAERLMELEVGTVTGAGYGEKDPSRRVQRNGYRERDWETRAGTVELRIPKLRKGSYFPGFLEPRRMAEKALTAVIQEAYIQGISTRSVDDLVKAMGMSGISKSQVSRLCEEIDDKVKAFLDRPIEGDWPYLWIDATYLKVRRGGRIVSVAVIIAIGVNTDGRREVLGLEIGTSEAEPIWTEFLRKLTRRGLRGVKLVISDAHEGIKAAVSKVLSATWQRCRVHFMRNVLAHAGRSGRRVVSAFIATAFAQETAEAASTQWRAVADQIRPKVPKLATIMDDAEEDVLAYMTFPKEHRAKLHSTNPIERLNGEIKRRTEVVGIFPNDEAIVRLVGALLLEQNDEWAVLRARYMTLETIAQMGNDPFVSLPAVTN